The Verrucomicrobiia bacterium genome includes a window with the following:
- the metF gene encoding methylenetetrahydrofolate reductase [NAD(P)H] — protein sequence MKLTEIFLKNKRTFSFEFFPPKTDEGEAKLFDTVRELKELSPSFISVTYGAMGTTRQNTLRIVRKIKNEIGLEAAAHLTCVGHPRGEIRKVLEDLKSAGIENIVALRGDPPKGETSFRAAENGFRYASELVRFIREQNDLGQAFSLAVAGYPEGHMECRDLQKDLDHLKMKVDAGADAVITQLFFDNRDYFDFVDRARKAGILIPIIAGIMPVTHGPQIQRFAGMCGAKIPPEMMKAIERFGEDQASVESFGIDYAVRQCDELLRRGIPGIHFYTLNKSKATRDICRNLGLAKTK from the coding sequence ATGAAGCTGACCGAAATCTTCCTCAAAAACAAACGGACTTTTTCATTCGAATTTTTCCCGCCCAAGACCGACGAAGGCGAAGCCAAGCTCTTCGATACGGTCCGCGAGCTGAAAGAGCTTTCGCCTTCCTTTATATCTGTGACCTACGGGGCCATGGGCACCACCCGGCAGAACACGCTGCGTATCGTCCGCAAGATCAAGAATGAGATCGGCCTGGAAGCGGCGGCGCACCTGACCTGCGTCGGCCATCCCCGCGGCGAGATCCGCAAGGTGCTGGAAGACCTCAAGAGCGCCGGCATCGAGAACATCGTCGCGCTGAGGGGGGACCCGCCCAAAGGGGAGACCTCGTTCCGGGCGGCCGAGAACGGTTTCCGTTATGCCTCCGAGCTTGTCCGCTTCATCCGCGAGCAAAACGACTTGGGACAGGCTTTTTCGCTCGCGGTCGCGGGTTATCCCGAAGGGCATATGGAATGCCGCGACCTGCAAAAAGACCTCGATCATTTGAAAATGAAAGTCGATGCCGGGGCTGATGCCGTGATCACCCAGCTTTTTTTCGACAACCGCGACTATTTCGATTTCGTGGACCGCGCGCGCAAGGCCGGCATCCTCATCCCCATCATCGCCGGCATCATGCCGGTCACGCACGGGCCGCAGATCCAGAGATTCGCGGGCATGTGCGGCGCGAAAATCCCGCCGGAAATGATGAAGGCCATCGAACGGTTCGGCGAAGACCAGGCCTCAGTGGAAAGTTTCGGGATCGATTACGCGGTCCGGCAATGCGATGAGCTGCTTCGCCGCGGAATTCCCGGCATTCATTTCTACACGCTGAACAAATCCAAGGCCACGCGCGACATCTGCCGCAATTTAGGGCTTGCAAAAACAAAGTAA
- a CDS encoding DUF2203 domain-containing protein translates to MDDENQINQLRMYTVQEANGLIPQLTELIHQVQAKKKQISFLEVEIDLMELVGGGKSKAVQTGMAAYEKAVNEFYGIIDSIHQFGCMLKDVDRGLVDFYTVYQGRVVYLCWQLGETEITCWHDIGKGYTSRTPLEPQRDIL, encoded by the coding sequence GTGGACGATGAGAATCAAATCAATCAGCTTCGCATGTACACGGTTCAGGAAGCCAACGGGCTCATTCCCCAGTTGACCGAACTCATCCACCAGGTGCAAGCCAAGAAAAAGCAGATTTCCTTTTTGGAAGTGGAAATCGACCTGATGGAGCTTGTCGGAGGCGGAAAGAGCAAAGCCGTCCAGACTGGGATGGCCGCGTACGAAAAAGCTGTGAACGAGTTTTACGGGATCATTGATTCGATTCACCAGTTCGGCTGCATGTTGAAGGATGTGGACCGCGGTCTTGTGGATTTTTACACGGTCTATCAGGGACGGGTGGTTTATTTGTGCTGGCAGCTCGGCGAAACCGAGATTACCTGCTGGCATGACATCGGAAAAGGGTATACGAGCAGGACTCCTCTGGAGCCCCAGCGCGACATCCTTTAA